The Vibrio agarivorans genome window below encodes:
- the bioB gene encoding biotin synthase BioB: MEVRHNWTVEEVRSLLAKPFMDLLFEAQLVHRQYQQTNHVQVSTLLSIKTGACPEDCKYCPQSARYTTDVENERLMEVERVLDAAGKAKAAGSTRFCMGAAWKNPKERDMPLLTNMIKGVKNMGLETCMTLGMLTPDQAETLADAGLDYYNHNLDTSPEFYGNIITTRTYQDRLDTLSHVRDAGMKICSGGIIGMGESANDRAGLLVELANLPTHPESVPINMLVKVKGTPLAEAEDVDPFDFVRLIAVARIMMPGSAVRLSAGRENMNEQMQALCFMAGANSVFYGCKLLTTPNPSEDKDMQLFAKLGINSQQVSQKPDEVEESDLLDRVVERVAARPTKDDLFYDASA, from the coding sequence GTGGAAGTTCGTCATAATTGGACAGTGGAAGAAGTCCGTTCCCTTCTGGCAAAGCCATTTATGGATCTGTTGTTTGAGGCGCAGTTGGTTCACCGTCAATATCAACAAACCAATCACGTTCAGGTGAGTACATTACTTTCAATCAAGACCGGTGCTTGCCCGGAAGATTGTAAATACTGCCCGCAAAGTGCTCGCTATACCACCGATGTCGAGAACGAACGCTTGATGGAAGTGGAGCGCGTATTAGACGCAGCAGGGAAAGCGAAGGCGGCGGGCTCAACACGCTTCTGTATGGGGGCTGCATGGAAAAACCCGAAAGAACGCGATATGCCATTGCTGACGAATATGATCAAAGGCGTAAAAAATATGGGCTTAGAAACCTGTATGACGCTAGGTATGTTGACGCCAGATCAAGCCGAAACCCTTGCAGATGCGGGTCTTGACTATTACAACCACAACCTCGATACCTCGCCAGAATTCTACGGCAATATTATTACGACACGTACTTACCAAGATCGCTTAGATACCTTATCGCACGTCCGTGATGCCGGAATGAAAATATGCTCAGGTGGCATTATTGGTATGGGTGAGAGCGCTAATGACCGAGCGGGTCTCTTGGTGGAGCTTGCCAACCTGCCAACGCATCCTGAAAGCGTGCCGATTAATATGCTAGTCAAAGTGAAAGGCACGCCACTGGCTGAAGCCGAAGACGTTGACCCATTTGATTTCGTGCGTTTAATTGCCGTAGCGCGCATTATGATGCCGGGCTCTGCAGTTCGTTTATCTGCTGGTCGTGAAAACATGAACGAGCAGATGCAAGCGCTGTGCTTTATGGCGGGTGCGAACTCTGTCTTCTATGGTTGCAAGTTGTTAACGACACCAAATCCAAGTGAAGATAAAGACATGCAGCTATTTGCAAAATTGGGTATCAACAGCCAGCAAGTTTCGCAAAAGCCAGACGAAGTTGAAGAAAGCGATCTCCTTGATCGCGTTGTTGAACGTGTTGCTGCTCGTCCAACCAAAGACGACCTGTTTTACGATGCCAGCGCCTAA
- the bioD gene encoding dethiobiotin synthase yields MINAFFIAGTDTDVGKTVASKAILQAMNAKGKRTIGYKPVAAGSEKTDEGVRNSDARHLHSVSTVEVSYEDVNPYPLLLPASPHIASKAENIEIEFPLISEKLEQHKQNADVVLVEGAGGWRVPVNDTDSFSSWVKEEKLPVVLVVGIKLGCLSHAILTAESIIADGLEIVGWVANRVNPGIENYSEVIKCLEARIPAPKMGEIPYTPNPKRKNLGKYIDLSPLEL; encoded by the coding sequence ATGATTAATGCTTTCTTTATTGCTGGTACGGATACTGATGTAGGAAAAACAGTGGCTTCGAAAGCCATCCTACAAGCGATGAATGCGAAAGGAAAACGCACTATTGGATACAAACCGGTTGCTGCGGGTAGCGAAAAGACCGATGAAGGCGTACGCAATTCAGATGCTCGCCATCTACACTCTGTTTCTACCGTTGAAGTCTCTTATGAGGATGTGAATCCATATCCGCTGCTTCTTCCAGCATCACCTCATATTGCTTCTAAAGCGGAAAATATTGAGATTGAGTTTCCTTTGATTTCTGAAAAGCTAGAGCAGCACAAGCAAAATGCGGATGTTGTTTTAGTTGAAGGTGCGGGTGGCTGGCGTGTACCAGTCAATGACACTGACTCTTTCTCTAGCTGGGTTAAAGAAGAGAAGTTACCTGTGGTTTTGGTTGTTGGTATTAAGCTGGGTTGTCTAAGTCACGCAATTCTAACGGCTGAAAGCATTATTGCTGATGGTCTAGAGATCGTGGGTTGGGTTGCGAACCGTGTTAACCCGGGTATTGAAAACTACTCTGAAGTGATTAAGTGCCTTGAAGCGCGTATTCCTGCACCTAAGATGGGTGAGATTCCTTATACGCCAAATCCTAAGCGCAAAAACTTAGGTAAGTATATCGATCTGTCTCCTTTAGAGCTGTAA
- a CDS encoding nuclear transport factor 2 family protein translates to MDVESVAEFYQQLGKNNLDTLGDIYHQDVVFEDPAHKMHGLTTLERYFVSMYSNVTDCRFLISSADQVEDRGYIRWLMFLTHPKLSSGKEIQVEGMTFVQFSEGKVIHHKDYFDLGAMLYERLPLLGRVITSIKRKLGQS, encoded by the coding sequence ATGGATGTCGAAAGTGTTGCGGAGTTCTACCAGCAACTTGGCAAGAACAATTTGGATACGCTGGGGGATATCTACCATCAGGATGTGGTATTTGAAGACCCTGCTCATAAGATGCATGGCCTCACGACGCTTGAGAGGTATTTCGTGTCGATGTACAGCAATGTGACTGATTGTCGCTTTCTAATATCCTCTGCAGATCAGGTTGAGGACAGAGGCTACATTCGCTGGTTGATGTTTTTGACTCATCCAAAGCTTTCTTCTGGTAAAGAAATTCAAGTGGAAGGGATGACTTTTGTGCAGTTCTCAGAAGGCAAGGTTATTCATCATAAGGACTATTTCGATCTTGGCGCCATGCTCTACGAGCGTCTTCCTCTGTTAGGGCGTGTGATAACGTCCATCAAACGTAAGTTGGGCCAGTCATGA
- a CDS encoding SDR family NAD(P)-dependent oxidoreductase — translation MSTVLITGATSGIGEQLVKDYSAKGWQVIACGRNQEKLAQLESLSGLIHSLQFDVSDRAQTQQALSTLPALPDLWIFNAGSCEYIDEGVIDSDVMSRVMDINFHGVVRCIEAVQHQFAKGMRVAFVGSIASEVALTRSEAYGASKAALSYFSRSYRNDIAHKGVAVSVIFPGFVKTPLTDKNDFDMPMLISVEEASKKIIEGLSRGKEYIYFPRRFTWILRVIGTLPYQWQAKITAKLVGVKENGQ, via the coding sequence ATGAGTACGGTACTAATCACCGGTGCGACGTCGGGCATTGGTGAGCAACTCGTTAAGGACTATTCCGCAAAGGGTTGGCAGGTGATTGCTTGTGGTCGTAACCAAGAAAAACTCGCCCAGCTAGAAAGCCTCAGCGGGTTAATCCACTCCCTTCAGTTTGATGTTTCTGATAGGGCGCAGACTCAGCAAGCGCTTTCGACGTTACCCGCACTCCCAGACTTGTGGATCTTTAACGCAGGGAGCTGTGAGTATATTGATGAAGGTGTTATAGACAGTGACGTGATGTCGCGTGTAATGGATATCAATTTCCATGGCGTTGTGCGCTGCATAGAGGCGGTACAACACCAATTTGCTAAAGGTATGCGCGTTGCTTTCGTGGGGTCTATTGCAAGCGAAGTCGCTTTGACTCGCTCTGAAGCCTATGGCGCGTCAAAAGCCGCCTTAAGTTACTTTTCTCGTAGTTACCGCAACGACATAGCGCATAAAGGCGTAGCGGTATCTGTGATTTTTCCGGGCTTTGTGAAAACGCCCCTCACAGATAAAAACGACTTTGATATGCCAATGTTGATCAGTGTTGAGGAAGCATCGAAAAAGATTATAGAAGGATTAAGCCGTGGTAAAGAATACATCTATTTCCCGCGACGATTTACGTGGATTTTGAGAGTGATTGGGACGCTGCCGTATCAGTGGCAGGCAAAGATCACTGCTAAGTTGGTTGGGGTTAAGGAGAACGGACAATGA
- the pulA gene encoding pullulanase-type alpha-1,6-glucosidase — MEIRISKLAKYTMPMFVAVAMSGCGSDSDTTPGGGGDNNVDGLYNAQENEVVIYYKRDSDEARNATGYDGWGLHLWNGEGCTSTDLEAMGIASGGTDWNDPMLATGMSNTYGAYYVLKVDPNASDPHECMNFILHKGDEKAFGSANSKVELRNLDDSQGVFGFHGSSQLYYEPIAERPVMIDGQKAHWLDATTIGWESVASADKIELRYDQDNKIVMNDETKSVEGGTVIELSQGSGLSDELKARFPHLSDLATADIDLSDEVLRSVLKSQIVLVAYKSDGSTLAATQIQKAGVLDAVFADEDAGNAIDADLGAIVEGNDATFKLWAPTALSVNVTIYDDTLKMEETLTMTEDPITGIWSSDPVSGVVGKFYRYGVEVYHPTLERILSLPVTDPYSMSLSANSTHSQVVDLESDTSLMPDGWGEEGHVRPSVDKDVDHVLYESHLRDFSFSDENGTEALNGKYLALTEEDRESVTHLKALQEAGLTSLHILPAFDIATVDEVNRVDITDTIGDLCKLNLEAAVCGVEDDAAVIEDVLASYDPSTPDAQALMNDLRGLDSFNWGYDPFHYTVPEGSYATNAHGAARIKQFRQMVKATHDMELKLIMDVVYNHTNASGDSDKSVLDKIVPGYYHRLNVNTGDVEMSTCCDNTATENLMMGKLMVDSLVVWARDYKVDGFRFDLMGHQPKDLMVEALKAVREFDGNTLFYGEGWDFGEVANNARFEQATQINMAGTEIGTFSDRLRDAVRGGSPFDGGEDTDGLRSLRYNQGFGNAAYVNSEAESKYTSDEMRANHLHNQDIIRVGMAGNLADFVLLDYEGNTQLGKTVDYNGAPAGYTVHPSENISYVSKHDNQTLWDINAYKIDEGTSSADRARMQTVGLSTVMLGQGIPFIHMGSELLRSKSMQRDSYDSGDWFNRVKFNGDDNNWNVGLPREDKDADNWNLIKEIIGDSTAEPSVDDIELTKQQFLELLTIRSSSELFRLESASDVMNRVDFRNVGEKQEQGLIVMSIDNKGFSIDDDYSAIVAVINSTAVEKEFSISDAVNFDLHPVQQESEDSVVRSASFSDKTFAVPALTTAVFVQTDGTGLPVDESNKDFESIPPYGDTVVYVKGSMNGWGESDDWAMSFEGNGLYSVTGSLEAGTYQFKFADAAWSNPNIGCDNATQASGSLDLGTGGDCEVTINESGKYTFTLNASHEHSSSVDKPVLSVTQAADAPTFGDTALYLRGDVTDSNWGAIETAKFTYDANDVYSLTIDLVAGSFQMKVADDAWSEGTNFGGTGSVVFGEPIDMEEGSNDNLAIEIPANGSYTFHFNAIDKVNPIMTVIAN; from the coding sequence ATGGAAATTAGAATTAGTAAGCTGGCCAAATATACAATGCCAATGTTTGTTGCTGTGGCGATGTCAGGCTGTGGTAGTGATAGTGACACGACCCCAGGAGGGGGTGGTGACAATAATGTGGATGGGCTATACAACGCTCAAGAAAATGAAGTTGTTATTTACTACAAACGCGACTCAGACGAAGCTCGTAATGCTACCGGTTACGATGGTTGGGGCTTACACCTATGGAATGGCGAAGGTTGCACCAGTACCGATCTTGAGGCGATGGGTATCGCATCTGGTGGCACTGATTGGAATGACCCAATGCTAGCAACGGGTATGAGTAATACTTATGGCGCTTATTATGTTCTAAAAGTCGATCCTAACGCTTCTGATCCACATGAGTGTATGAACTTCATTTTACATAAAGGTGATGAAAAAGCGTTTGGTAGTGCGAACAGCAAAGTAGAACTTCGCAACCTTGATGATTCTCAAGGTGTATTTGGCTTCCATGGCAGTAGCCAACTTTACTACGAGCCGATTGCTGAGCGTCCGGTAATGATTGATGGACAGAAAGCACACTGGTTAGATGCAACAACGATCGGCTGGGAATCTGTGGCGAGTGCCGACAAGATTGAACTGCGCTACGACCAAGACAACAAGATCGTGATGAATGATGAAACTAAGTCGGTCGAAGGCGGAACGGTTATCGAATTATCGCAGGGGAGTGGTTTAAGTGATGAGCTTAAAGCGCGTTTCCCACATTTATCTGATTTGGCAACGGCTGATATCGACTTGAGTGATGAAGTTTTACGATCAGTTCTTAAATCACAAATTGTCTTAGTGGCATATAAGTCTGATGGTTCGACCCTTGCTGCAACCCAAATTCAGAAAGCCGGAGTATTGGATGCAGTATTCGCTGATGAAGACGCGGGTAATGCTATCGATGCTGATCTAGGAGCGATCGTAGAAGGAAACGACGCGACATTTAAGTTGTGGGCACCAACAGCTCTAAGCGTCAATGTGACAATTTATGACGACACCTTAAAAATGGAAGAAACGCTGACAATGACTGAGGACCCTATTACAGGTATTTGGTCGTCGGATCCAGTTTCGGGAGTGGTTGGAAAATTTTATCGCTATGGTGTCGAGGTATATCACCCAACACTGGAGAGAATTTTATCCTTACCTGTAACTGACCCTTACTCCATGAGTTTATCGGCTAACTCTACGCACTCTCAAGTTGTTGACCTAGAGTCTGATACATCACTTATGCCAGATGGTTGGGGTGAAGAAGGTCACGTTCGTCCAAGTGTAGACAAAGATGTCGACCATGTATTATACGAATCACACCTGCGAGACTTTAGCTTTAGTGATGAAAATGGAACTGAAGCACTTAACGGTAAATATCTAGCTCTAACGGAAGAAGACCGTGAGTCTGTGACACACCTAAAGGCATTGCAAGAAGCTGGCTTAACGTCTCTTCATATCCTTCCTGCATTCGATATCGCGACCGTTGATGAAGTGAATCGTGTTGACATTACAGACACGATTGGTGACTTGTGTAAGTTGAACCTAGAAGCTGCTGTGTGTGGTGTTGAAGATGATGCTGCTGTAATCGAAGACGTGTTAGCAAGTTATGATCCTTCTACACCAGATGCTCAAGCATTGATGAATGATCTGCGTGGTCTCGATAGCTTTAACTGGGGTTATGATCCTTTCCATTACACTGTGCCAGAGGGCAGTTACGCGACTAATGCTCATGGCGCTGCACGTATTAAACAGTTCCGTCAAATGGTCAAGGCGACTCACGATATGGAACTGAAGCTGATCATGGACGTGGTGTATAACCATACCAATGCATCGGGTGATAGTGATAAGTCTGTACTGGATAAAATTGTCCCTGGATATTACCACCGCTTGAACGTCAACACCGGTGACGTTGAGATGTCGACTTGTTGCGATAACACGGCAACCGAAAACTTGATGATGGGTAAGCTGATGGTTGACTCATTAGTGGTTTGGGCACGTGATTACAAGGTTGACGGCTTCCGCTTCGACTTAATGGGTCACCAACCGAAAGACCTGATGGTTGAGGCATTAAAGGCGGTTCGTGAATTTGATGGTAACACCTTGTTCTACGGTGAGGGCTGGGACTTTGGTGAAGTAGCTAACAACGCCCGCTTTGAGCAAGCAACACAGATCAACATGGCAGGTACAGAAATCGGTACTTTCTCAGACCGTTTACGTGATGCTGTTCGTGGTGGTAGCCCATTCGATGGCGGTGAAGATACCGATGGTTTACGTTCTCTTCGTTATAATCAAGGCTTTGGTAACGCTGCCTACGTAAACTCGGAAGCGGAGAGTAAATATACAAGTGATGAAATGAGAGCTAATCACTTGCACAACCAAGACATTATCCGTGTAGGTATGGCGGGTAACTTAGCTGATTTCGTGCTACTTGATTATGAAGGCAACACTCAGCTTGGTAAAACAGTAGATTACAACGGCGCACCAGCAGGTTACACGGTTCATCCATCAGAAAACATCTCTTATGTGTCTAAGCACGATAACCAAACGCTATGGGATATTAACGCTTATAAGATTGATGAGGGTACAAGCTCGGCAGATCGTGCACGTATGCAAACGGTCGGCTTATCGACAGTGATGTTAGGTCAAGGTATTCCATTTATTCACATGGGTTCCGAGCTACTGCGCTCTAAGTCAATGCAGCGTGACTCTTACGACTCTGGTGACTGGTTCAACCGCGTTAAATTTAACGGTGACGACAACAACTGGAATGTGGGCTTACCGCGCGAAGACAAAGATGCTGACAACTGGAACTTGATTAAAGAGATCATCGGTGATTCAACAGCAGAGCCATCAGTTGATGATATCGAACTGACCAAACAGCAGTTCCTAGAGTTACTAACCATCCGTAGCTCTAGTGAGTTGTTCCGTTTAGAGTCTGCTTCTGACGTCATGAACCGAGTTGACTTCCGAAACGTAGGCGAAAAGCAAGAACAAGGCTTGATTGTCATGTCGATTGATAACAAAGGCTTTAGTATTGACGATGACTACAGTGCAATTGTTGCGGTTATCAACTCGACTGCTGTAGAGAAAGAGTTCTCAATCTCTGATGCGGTGAACTTTGACTTGCACCCAGTGCAACAAGAGTCAGAGGATAGTGTTGTTCGAAGCGCTTCTTTCTCAGACAAAACCTTTGCTGTTCCTGCTTTAACAACGGCCGTGTTTGTTCAGACTGACGGTACTGGTCTTCCAGTAGACGAAAGCAACAAAGATTTTGAATCAATTCCACCATACGGTGATACCGTTGTGTATGTGAAAGGTTCAATGAATGGTTGGGGAGAAAGTGATGACTGGGCGATGAGCTTTGAAGGAAACGGTTTGTACTCCGTAACTGGATCGCTTGAAGCTGGAACGTATCAGTTTAAGTTTGCAGATGCTGCATGGAGTAACCCGAATATCGGTTGTGACAATGCAACTCAAGCGTCGGGAAGTCTTGACTTGGGTACGGGGGGCGATTGTGAGGTAACAATCAATGAATCAGGTAAATATACCTTCACTCTGAATGCAAGCCATGAGCATTCAAGCTCTGTAGACAAGCCAGTATTGTCTGTGACTCAGGCTGCTGATGCACCAACATTTGGTGATACAGCTCTGTATCTTCGTGGAGATGTAACCGACAGCAATTGGGGAGCAATAGAAACGGCGAAATTCACTTATGATGCGAATGATGTTTACTCTTTAACAATTGATTTGGTCGCAGGTAGTTTTCAAATGAAAGTTGCTGATGATGCTTGGAGCGAAGGTACAAACTTCGGTGGTACAGGTTCAGTGGTGTTTGGCGAGCCAATTGATATGGAAGAAGGATCGAATGACAACCTTGCTATCGAAATCCCAGCAAATGGTAGTTATACCTTCCACTTCAATGCCATTGATAAAGTAAATCCTATCATGACGGTAATAGCGAACTAA
- the bioF gene encoding 8-amino-7-oxononanoate synthase, whose amino-acid sequence MPAPNFASRINQALTQRRKQGLDRKILPVIGGNQSELEWNGRRFFNFSSNDYLGLAHDAELLKAWQQGLSVYGSGSGASPLVTGFSHAHNNLESALCDWLGFERAILFNSGFSANQALLFSLLEKGDCLLQDKLNHASLIEAGMLSRATMRRFKHNDSKHLSYMLNSEHATLVVTEGVFSMDGDCAPLAELQNTCIDKAWLAVDDAHGIGVLGEEGRGSCDAAQMTPDILVVTFGKAFGLSGAAILCNQNTGDYLTQFARHHVYSTAMPPSQAYALTHAIEMIRTQNWRREKLNELSATYAELLVDLPQYRQTQTPIKPFVMGDSSRTVNAADYLRQQGLWLTAIRPPTVAKNSARLRVTLTANHSKKQVKTLAAGLRQAIERQED is encoded by the coding sequence ATGCCAGCGCCTAACTTTGCTTCACGCATCAACCAAGCGTTAACCCAACGACGAAAACAGGGGTTGGATCGTAAAATCCTCCCCGTGATTGGTGGCAATCAATCGGAGTTAGAGTGGAATGGTCGACGCTTTTTCAATTTTTCGAGCAATGACTATTTAGGCCTTGCCCACGATGCTGAGTTGTTAAAAGCTTGGCAGCAAGGTTTGAGTGTTTATGGCTCAGGGAGTGGTGCTTCGCCATTAGTGACAGGCTTTAGCCACGCACATAATAATCTCGAATCTGCGCTGTGTGACTGGCTTGGGTTCGAGCGAGCGATTCTGTTCAATTCGGGTTTTAGTGCGAATCAAGCATTGCTATTTAGCCTGCTGGAGAAAGGCGACTGTCTACTTCAAGATAAACTCAATCATGCTTCTTTAATTGAGGCGGGTATGTTGTCGCGTGCAACAATGCGCCGCTTTAAACACAATGATTCCAAGCATCTTAGCTATATGCTCAACAGTGAACACGCCACGTTAGTCGTAACGGAAGGGGTGTTTAGTATGGATGGAGACTGTGCTCCATTGGCCGAGCTACAAAACACCTGCATTGATAAAGCTTGGCTCGCGGTAGACGACGCTCACGGCATTGGTGTGCTGGGCGAAGAAGGGCGAGGCAGTTGTGATGCCGCCCAGATGACACCAGACATTCTAGTGGTGACTTTTGGAAAGGCGTTTGGTCTTTCGGGAGCGGCGATCCTGTGCAATCAAAACACCGGTGACTATTTAACTCAATTTGCGCGCCATCATGTTTACTCAACCGCAATGCCGCCTTCACAGGCCTACGCCTTAACGCATGCAATAGAGATGATTCGCACACAAAATTGGCGACGAGAAAAACTCAATGAATTGAGTGCGACCTACGCGGAGTTACTGGTTGATCTTCCTCAATATCGTCAAACGCAAACTCCAATTAAGCCGTTTGTGATGGGTGACAGTAGCCGTACCGTTAATGCAGCGGACTATCTTCGTCAGCAAGGATTATGGCTCACCGCCATTAGGCCACCAACCGTTGCCAAAAATAGCGCACGATTGCGAGTGACGTTGACGGCAAATCATAGTAAGAAACAAGTGAAAACCTTGGCAGCAGGATTGCGCCAAGCGATAGAAAGGCAAGAGGATTAA
- a CDS encoding glycosidase has product MKPSALPITLIAMSSLLIGCQSTSKKEVVAVEYNNYEIMSNCSLPDSTEAGPIKDTLFVVGTFSDWKHIPDREYKYKGDNLYQAVTQESAGKYKMQFASSSWSPQFTADERSMTIGQEKALKFGGYAKDTEVEILEPGQYVWSMKFDDTGAPFSVMVEKCQ; this is encoded by the coding sequence ATGAAACCCTCTGCCTTACCAATAACACTAATCGCTATGAGCTCTTTATTAATCGGTTGTCAAAGCACATCTAAAAAAGAAGTCGTTGCTGTTGAGTACAATAACTACGAAATAATGAGTAACTGTTCATTACCTGATAGCACTGAAGCAGGTCCAATCAAAGATACTTTATTTGTTGTCGGCACATTTTCAGATTGGAAACATATTCCCGATAGAGAATACAAATATAAGGGCGACAACCTTTACCAAGCTGTGACTCAAGAATCGGCTGGCAAATACAAGATGCAGTTTGCCAGCTCAAGCTGGAGCCCTCAGTTTACTGCGGACGAGCGCAGCATGACCATCGGCCAAGAAAAAGCGTTGAAGTTTGGTGGGTATGCAAAAGATACCGAAGTGGAAATCTTAGAGCCTGGACAGTACGTTTGGAGTATGAAGTTTGATGACACGGGAGCACCATTCTCTGTCATGGTCGAGAAGTGCCAATAA
- the bioC gene encoding malonyl-ACP O-methyltransferase BioC has protein sequence MNAVTALDIALDEKQAIADAFGRAAETYDRHAEFQRDVGHRLLDKLPQDLNGKRILDLGCGTGYFSQKLLERGATVVCGDLSLAMLDVAKRRCNDSKRAAFYQVDAECLPFDRGEFDYVFSSLALQWCEDLSLPLSEAKRVTRQGGQVLFSTLLEGSLYELAMAWSEIDSYQHVNDFISPNRLKIALAQSHCANHDLDLPTITVWYPTAFAVMRDLKGIGATHVSGRGQGLTSRKTLNQVEMAYQKFKNQQGLLPATYQVCLGVIQHD, from the coding sequence ATGAATGCTGTTACGGCTTTAGATATTGCCTTAGATGAGAAGCAGGCGATCGCCGATGCGTTTGGACGTGCGGCGGAAACGTACGATCGACATGCCGAATTTCAACGTGATGTTGGGCATCGCCTGTTGGATAAACTACCACAAGACTTAAACGGAAAACGCATTTTAGATTTAGGGTGCGGCACGGGGTATTTTAGTCAAAAGTTACTTGAGCGCGGTGCAACGGTAGTTTGCGGTGACTTGTCGTTAGCTATGCTTGACGTTGCCAAGCGCCGTTGTAATGACAGCAAGCGGGCTGCTTTTTATCAGGTAGACGCCGAATGTTTGCCCTTTGATAGAGGAGAGTTTGACTATGTTTTCTCAAGCCTTGCCCTGCAGTGGTGTGAGGATTTATCGCTCCCATTAAGTGAAGCAAAGCGTGTAACTAGGCAGGGTGGACAGGTCCTTTTTAGTACTTTGTTAGAAGGATCATTATATGAGCTAGCTATGGCTTGGTCAGAAATTGATTCATATCAACACGTAAATGATTTTATTTCACCCAATCGGTTAAAAATTGCGTTAGCTCAATCACATTGTGCTAACCATGACCTAGACTTGCCGACCATTACAGTTTGGTACCCGACTGCATTTGCAGTGATGCGGGACCTTAAGGGGATTGGTGCGACGCATGTGAGTGGTCGCGGTCAGGGTTTAACGAGTAGAAAAACCTTGAACCAAGTCGAAATGGCTTACCAAAAGTTTAAAAATCAGCAAGGTCTTTTACCTGCAACTTATCAAGTTTGTTTAGGGGTTATACAGCATGATTAA
- the htpX gene encoding protease HtpX: protein MKRVLLFLATNLAVVLVLSVVLNIVYATTGIQPGSLSGLLVMAALFGFGGALISLMMSKSMALRSVGGMVIESPRNETEHWLMETVSRQAQQVGIGMPTVAIYDSPDINAFATGAKRDDSLVAVSTGLLHNMTRDEAEAVLAHEVSHIANGDMVTMTLMQGVVNTFVIFLSRFIANIVASNRDENGEGGTSMMVYFGVSMALELVFGFLASFITMWYSRHREFHADAGAAQLVGKHKMIAALERLKVSHEPQLEGSMMAFGINGKRSMTELLMSHPPLDKRIEALRQQQY from the coding sequence ATGAAACGCGTATTACTCTTTCTAGCAACGAACTTAGCCGTCGTACTGGTTTTAAGTGTTGTTCTTAATATTGTTTATGCCACAACAGGTATTCAGCCAGGTAGCCTAAGTGGTTTGCTGGTTATGGCTGCCTTGTTTGGTTTTGGTGGCGCGTTGATCTCTTTGATGATGTCTAAGAGCATGGCGCTACGTTCTGTTGGTGGTATGGTTATCGAAAGCCCACGCAACGAAACAGAACATTGGTTGATGGAAACGGTATCTCGTCAGGCTCAACAGGTAGGCATTGGTATGCCGACTGTGGCGATTTACGATAGCCCTGATATTAACGCTTTTGCGACGGGTGCCAAACGCGACGACTCGCTAGTGGCTGTTTCTACCGGTCTTTTGCACAACATGACTCGAGATGAAGCAGAAGCGGTTCTGGCGCACGAAGTTAGTCACATTGCGAATGGTGATATGGTCACCATGACGCTGATGCAAGGTGTTGTGAACACGTTCGTGATCTTCCTGTCTCGTTTTATCGCCAACATTGTTGCGTCAAACCGTGATGAAAACGGCGAAGGCGGCACGAGCATGATGGTGTATTTCGGTGTGTCTATGGCGCTGGAATTAGTCTTTGGCTTCCTAGCGAGCTTTATTACCATGTGGTACAGCCGTCATCGTGAATTTCATGCAGATGCGGGCGCTGCGCAATTGGTTGGTAAGCACAAGATGATTGCTGCGCTTGAGCGTCTTAAAGTTAGTCACGAGCCTCAACTTGAGGGCTCAATGATGGCGTTCGGTATCAACGGAAAGCGTTCAATGACTGAGCTTCTGATGAGCCACCCACCGCTTGACAAGCGTATTGAAGCGCTTCGTCAGCAGCAGTACTAA